A genomic region of Aspergillus oryzae RIB40 DNA, chromosome 1 contains the following coding sequences:
- a CDS encoding uncharacterized protein (predicted protein), whose amino-acid sequence MTRAKLEHAWSLGSRLQGPYVEKGLQYLLQLHDHIQISDRELQIKVEHDDRSDTPKTTPLMWNYEMRSEDPSPLTKIYLHVHGENDLKIATGVAHFMEEIGMVDTDSSLSPSTQKRRKTRKDRGLHVEPVF is encoded by the exons ATGACGCGGGCGAAACTTGAACATGCCTGGTCCCTTGGCTCTCGGCTGCAGGGCCCATATGTGGAAAAGGGCCTGCAGTATCTCTTGCAGCTCCATGACCATATTCAGATTTCGGATAGAGAGCTTCAGATCAAAGTGGAACATGATGATCGAAGTGATACCCCCAAGACAACCCCGTTGATGTGGAATTACGAGATGCGAAGCGAAGATCCATCGCCGTTGACCAAGATCTACTTGCATGTACATGGTGAGAATGATCTAAAAATTGCTACCGGGGTTGCACATTTCATGGAGGAAATTGGCATGGTTGACACAG ACTCATCTCTGAGCCCAAGTACTcaaaaaaggagaaaaacaCGGAAGGATA GAGGTCTTCATGTAGAGCCAGTGTTTTAG
- a CDS encoding Zn(II)2Cys6 transcription factor (predicted protein) — protein sequence MDSPRRNRNRAACRRCQRRKIRCDGQSPRCGACQKASTPCINDGKQLVQRSYIASMEKRIQWLETLVKECCPNVDLGDQPTDNLAQEEEPVLIEETSILSPQRELAASEEQGSGQSRQQYQSGPHHPLRSISRMESRQAHEIGLVSLSPGGEPRYIGPSSGYFFANLVFSSAGRHQKRRNAANDSAGSLSGESTTLAAEILHTPASLPPRRETAAELSAKYFETIHIIYPFLHQPSHMSYIDQMYSSEDVSPIVAFQVYMVMAIAATDLSRRSKVRLPAEGYYATAMQHFSNMSPDGTLGGLQSLLLLMVYGFHNPSCGINIWNLNYQCLASLIDLGLQRDIRNTPSLKISLLEQEMRTRVFWVVYTFDRTIGTMMGRPVGIRDEACDLRSPSHISFGIHLFKAARLNSEIKYVMHSISREPPAYAYPPIRDIFIWQREMLERLQTWKAETPHTDNINNMSAKLCEIKYHEMMILVLRPSPAIPDPSEDSSILCFRHAMELLESFRELYKHDSLQYSRLVVHSILLGTLVVLHSIWKFPDISTNLQIDELSKNITTALNILSSIGEYWLEAQRARDCIDDISGVTMRRLLKTRASGESTATPRLRSRIRTTNNIKQSPNLSSQLPLGQNATNQQQELIDLDTNPAGFGDFNTGFPDATLEQSDSLQLFGDSAFEETFGLTGVPDFDGLMWELFNLS from the exons ATGGATTCGCCAAGGAGAAATCGGAATCGCGCCGCATGCCGCCGCTGTCAACGACGGAAGATCCGC TGCGATGGACAAAGTCCTCGCTGTGGGGCATGCCAGAAGGCCAGCACACCCTGTATCAATGATGGCAAGCAGCTTGTTCAGCGCTC GTATATCGCGAGCATGGAGAAACGAATACAATGGCTGGAAACACTAGTAAAAGAATGTTGTCCAAATGTTGACTTGGGCGACCAGCCCACAGACAACCTTGCCCAAGAGGAAGAGCCAGTCCTGATTGAGGAAACGTCTATCCTTAGTCCTCAGAGAGAGCTTGCCGCAAGCGAGGAACAAGGCTCGGGGCAAAGCAGACAGCAATACCAAAGTGGGCCACATCATCCATTACGCTCTATTTCTCGGATGGAATCTCGGCAAGCCCATGAGATAGGACTTGTCTCGCTCTCCCCCGGAGGCGAACCCCGCTATATTGGGCCTTCAAGCGGATATTTCTTTGCCAATCTCGTATTCTCTAGTGCTGGTCGGCATCAGAAGCGACGAAACGCTGCCAATGATTCTGCGGGCTCACTTTCAGGAGAGTCGACCACTCTCGCAGCAGAGATTCTTCATACGCCCGCTTCTTTGCCCCCGCGACGGGAAACTGCTGCCGAATTGTCAGCTAAGTACTTCGAAACCATCCACATCATTTATCCCTTTTTGCATCAGCCATCACATATGAGCTATATAGATCAAATGTACTCGTCGGAGGATGTCAGCCCAATAGTAGCCTTTCAGGTGTATATGGTCATGGCTATTGCTGCCACCGATCTTTCACGGAGATCCAAAGTTCGCCTGCCTGCTGAGGGCTATTATGCTACAGCAATGCAGCATTTTAGTAATATGTCTCCTGATGGAACCTTGGGTGGGTTGCAGTCATTGTTATTGCTCATGGTGTATGGATTCCACAACCCATCCTGTGGAATCAATATATGGAACCTCAACTACCAATGCCTAGCTTCTCTTATCGATTTAGGCCTACAGCGGGATATACGAAACACACCATCTCTGAAGATCTCCCTGTTGGAGCAGGAAATGAGAACCCGGGTTTTCTGGGTGGTGTATACGTTTGACCGAACGATAGGGACAATGATGGGGCGACCGGTGGGTATCCGGGACGAAGCGTGTGATCTGCGT TCACCTTCTCATATATCTTTTGGCATACACTTATTCAAAGCCGCCAGACTAAATTCCGAGATCAAGTATGTCATGCACAGTATATCTCGGGAGCCACCAGCCTACGCCTACCCACCCATTCGAGACATATTCATTTGGCAAAGGGAGATGTTGGAGCGTCTGCAGACCTGGAAGGCCGAGACACCACATACTGATAATATCAACAATATGAGCGCCAAGCTCTGCGAAATCAAATATCATgagatgatgatactggTCTTGCGCCCCAGTCCAGCCATTCCAGATCCATCCGAAGATTCTTCCATCTTATGTTTCAGACACGCGATGGAGCTGTTGGAAAGCTTCAGAGAGCTGTATAAGCATGACTCCCTGCAGTATAGCCGGCTGGTTGTCCATTCTATTCTTCTGGGCACACTTGTGGTGCTTCACAGCATTTGGAAGTTTCCTGATATCTCGACAAACTTACAAATAGATGAGCTGTCCAAAAATATAACTACTGCTCTCAATATTCTGAGCAGTATCGGCGAATATTGGCTTGAAGCCCAGAGGGCTAGGGACTGCATCGATGATATCTCAGGTGTGACTATGAGGCGACTCTTGAAAACTCGAGCTTCAGGGGAGTCAACGGCTACCCCACGGCTTCGTTCAAGAATACGGACTACGAATAATATCAAACAAAGCCCTAATCTCTCTTCCCAGTTGCCTTTGGGACAAAACGCAACAAACCAGCAACAGGAGCTTATAGACTTGGATACAAATCCTGCCGGCTTTGGTGATTTCAACACAGGGTTTCCGGACGCTACACTTGAACAATCGGACTCACTACAACTGTTTGGGGACTCTGCATTTGAGGAGACGTTTGGATTGACGGGTGTGCCGGATTTTGATGGTCTCATGTGGGAGCTTTTCAATCTTTCGTGA
- a CDS encoding DUF1014 domain protein (uncharacterized conserved protein), whose product MGPKKGGENSKKAAGNARKAEAAAAKKAVEDQKRAAEEDKQWAKGAKGNAKKEAEEAKKADAARKKAERDALLAAEEASQPSKPKGKSNQPVKKSRGLDLSQLDDQPASRKGAALNASGIDNALDALSLTGKESSKIDRHPERRFKAAYAAYEARRMPEVEQENPGLRRQQRIELIKKEFDKSEENPFNQAHVSFDASKDEIAAVRDAERKKTEARLTK is encoded by the exons ATGGGTCCCAAGAAGGGCGGCGAGAACTCCAAGAAGGCAGCCGGAAACGCCCGC AAAGCGGAAGCGGCTGCAGCTAAGAAGGCCGTTGAGGATCAGAAGCGTGCAGCTGAGGAGGATAAGCAGTGGGCGAAGGGTGCTAAGGGTAATGCTAAGAA AGAAGcagaggaagccaagaaagcagaCGCAGCCCGCAAGAAAGCCGAGCGCGATGCTCTACTcgccgccgaagaagcctCCCAACCCTCTAAGCCTAAGGGCAAATCGAACCAACCGGTCAAGAAGTCCCGTGGATTGGATCTCTCCCAGCTCGACGATCAGCCTGCGTCTCGTAAAGGAGCTGCTCTCAACGCCTCCGGTATCGATAACGCGCTAGACGCCCTGTCGTTGACAGGCAAGGAGTCGTCGAAGATCGATCGCCATCCGGAGAGACGATTCAAGGCTGCTTATGCGGCGTATGAGGCGCGCCGAATGCCCGAGGTGGAGCAGGAGAACCCTGGTTTGCGGAGACAGCAGCGTATAGAGCTCATCAAGAAGGAATTCGACAAGAGCGAGGAGAATCCTTTCAACCAGGCTCATGTCTCGTTCGATGCATCGAAGGATGAGATCGCCGCTGTTCGCGAcgcggagaggaagaagacggagGCCAGATTGACGAAATAA
- a CDS encoding uncharacterized protein (dihydrolipoamide succinyltransferase (2-oxoglutarate dehydrogenase, E2 subunit)), with protein sequence MSRRSMHYLRGCYPRALRTTSAQHASSILPSRCRLPSTVRPIVFTQKKNWQSLQLRQFSASALHAAETKIICVPSMAESISEGVLSTFNRQVGDYVEQDEEVASIETDKIDVAVNAPQSGMITKLIVNEGDTVTVGQAVIEISLEERDTTSQSPLPPQAEQTSKTPQEATQKQQIPTREITPSQEPKKGTTPTPTPKTTPQPVPNSQGPVSAFQGSRSETKVKMSRMRLRTAERLKESQNTAAFLTTFNEADMSKIMALRSQNKDDVLQKHGVKLGFMGPVARASALALREIPAINASIENDDTIVFHDYIDLSVAVATPKGLVTPVLRNMERQGIVEIEQGIAELGKKARDGKLTMDDLVGGSFTISNSGIWGSLFGTPIINIPQTAVLGIYGIQQRPVAIDGQVEIRPMMYTALTYDHRLVDGREAVTFLTLVKKYLEDPASMLIA encoded by the exons atgtcaaggCGTTCAATGCATTATCTCCGGGGCTGCTACCCTCGCGCCCTTCGAACCACATCAGCTCAACACGCGTCCAGCATATTACCTAGCAGGTGCAGGCTCCCATCAACGGTTAGGCCAATTGTGTTCactcagaaaaagaactGGCAATCATTGCAGCTACGCCAATTCAGCGCATCTGCCCTCCATGCGGCCGAAACCAAGATCATTTGCGTCCCATCCATGGCCGAATCCATCTCCGAGGGCGTCCTGTCGACCTTCAACAGACAGGTCGGCGACTACGttgaacaagatgaagaggtcGCCTCTATCGAAACGGACAAGATAGATGTCGCCGTAAATGCACCACAGAGTGGAATGATCACAAAGTTAATTGTCAACGAGGGCGACACCGTTACAGTGGGACAAGCTGTTATTGAGATTAGCCTCGAAGAGCGCGATACAACTTCACAGTCACCACTACCACCGCAAGCCGAACAAACTTCTAAAACTCCTCAGGAAGCCACTCAGAAGCAACAAATACCTACTAGGGAAATAACACCCTCCCAAGAGccaaaaaaaggaacaactCCTACTCCTACCCCAAAGACTACTCCACAGCCCGTACCAAACAGCCAAGGTCCGGTATCAGCCTTTCAAGGGAGTCGATCAGAGACGAAG GTCAAAATGTCTCGTATGCGTCTGCGCACGGCAGAGCGTCTAAAAGAATCGCAGAACACAGCCGCATTCTTGACGACGTTCAACGAAGCGGACATGAGCAAGATTATGGCGTTACGCTCTCAAAACAAGGATGACGTGCTTCAGAAACACGGCGTCAAGCTAGGCTTCATGGGCCCGGTGGCGCGGGCCTCCGCGCTGGCTCTTCGGGAGATTCCGGCTATCAATGCGTCCATTGAGAATGATGATACGATTGTCTTCCATGACTATATCGACCTTAGCGTTGCCGTCGCGACTCCCAAAGGCTTGGTGACACCAGTGCTGCGTAATATGGAAAGACAGGGCATCGTGGAAATCGAGCAGGGTATCGCCGAGctggggaagaag GCTCGCGATGGCAAGTTGACTATGGATGACCTGGTCGGTGGGTCCTTTACGATCAGTAATAGCGGAATCTGGGGTTCGTTGTTTGGCACTCCCATTATCAATATCCCGCAGACGGCCGTGCTTGGGATTTACGGAATTCAACAGAGACCGGTAGCTATCGATGGACAGGTCGAGATTCGTCCA ATGATGTATACTGCATTGACCTACGATCATCGGCTAGTCGACGGCCGTGAAGCAGTTACGTTCTTGACACTGGTAAAGAAGTATCTTGAGGACCCAGCCAGTATGCTTATCGCGTGA
- a CDS encoding uncharacterized protein (2-oxoglutarate dehydrogenase, E1 subunit), translating to MGFEYGYSLADPNALVIWEAQFGDFANNAQCIIDNYIASSEEKWLQRSGVVLSLPHGYDGQGPEHTSARLERFLQLGNEDSRSFPSPEQLKRQYQDCNIQVVCMTSPANYFHVLRRQVHREFRKRMSSSSLTIVSYGRALIESST from the coding sequence ATGGGCTTCGAGTACGGCTATTCGTTAGCTGACCCAAATGCACTAGTGATATGGGAAGCACAGTTTGGAGACTTTGCCAACAATGCTCAGTGCATTATCGACAATTATATTGCATCATCTGAAGAGAAATGGCTCCAAAGGTCAGGTGTGGTCCTTTCCTTACCACACGGATACGACGGCCAGGGCCCAGAGCATACATCAGCTCGATTGGAGCGGTTCCTGCAATTAGGCAATGAAGACTCAAGGTCATTCCCCTCCCCTGAGCAGCTGAAGCGGCAGTATCAGGATTGTAATATCCAAGTGGTATGCATGACCAGCCCGGCCAATTACTTCCATGTCCTGCGCCGGCAAGTCCATCGCGAGTTTAGAAAGCgtatgtcttcctcttccttgaccatAGTGTCGTATGGCAGAGCACTGATTGAATCATCAACTTAG
- a CDS encoding uncharacterized protein (2-oxoglutarate dehydrogenase, E1 subunit): MKRVIFCSGQVYAALFKHRETHDLKDTAITRVEELHPFPWEEVRQNLDAYPNAEDIVWCQEETLNGGSWSHVMPHIDLILQKTKSHGDKKVRFAGQDPASGVAVGYKVLHALQEQMLLNDAFQIEWLLSYDCFSFTDIELEFASWQLPFYKHHTEGCLWEAFECNGSNPRTEKGA, encoded by the exons ATGAAACGTGTCATTTTCTGCTCAGGGCAGGTCTATGCTGCCCTTTTCAAGCACCGCGAAACTCATGACCTGAAGGATACAGCCATAACAAGAGTCGAGGAACTCCATCCCTTCCCTTGGGAAGAGGTACGACAGAACCTCGATGCTTACCCCAACGCAGAGGATATCGTCTGGTGCCAGGAGGAGACATTAAATGGGGGTTCCTGGAGCCATGTAATGCCGCACATAGACCTCATTTtgcaaaagacaaagagtCATGGAGATAAAAAGGTGAGATTTGCAGGGCAAGACCCGGCATCAGGTGTGGCTGTGGGGTATAAGGTACTGCATGCACTGCAGGAGCAGATGCTGTTGAATGATGCTTTTCAGATTGAGTGGCTGCTTAGCTATGACTGTTTCAGTTTCACCGATATAGAGCTAGAGTTCGCAAGTTGGCAGCTTCCC TTCTATAAGCACCACACCGAAGGATGTCTTTGGGAAGCCTTCGAATGCAATGGAAGTAATCCTCGAACCGAGAAGGGCGCCTAA
- the pex7 gene encoding putative peroxisome biosynthesis protein (Peroxine-7) (peroxisomal targeting signal type 2 receptor), with protein MLHFRTEGYNGCAVKYSPFFDNRLAVAGSANFGLVGNGRMYILELTPNGIVPVKWFTTQDSLYDLAWSEIHENQVLTASGDGSIKLFDCNLNDFPVQNWKEHNREVFSVHWNLVAKDRFCSSSWDGTVRVWTPDRPHSLVTLPTHSCTYSASFSPHSPDILSCVTSDSYVRLFDLRTPASASNHLTLQIPIHAAPVSPIPGKPGVPPAACPPSEALTHDWNKYRPSILATAGVDRTIRTFDIRAPQQGPQTVMVGHDYAIRKISWSPHLSNVLLSGSYDMTCRAWNDQSPPGVVGDVDSMRAGPSPTMGVEMGRMSRHTEFVTGVDWCMFGSEGWCASVGWDESLYVWDVRAVMG; from the exons ATGCTGCATTTTCGCACCGAGGGCTATAACGGCTGTGCGGTTAAGTACTCCCCGTTCTTCGATAACCGACTGGCCGTCGCTGGGTCGGCCAACTTTGGACTCGTAGGAAATGGACGGATGTACATTTTGGAGCTGACTCCAAACGGAATTGTACCCGTGAAATG GTTTACCACCCAAGACTCACTCTACGATCTTGCATGGTCCGAGATCCATGAAAATCAAGTTCTTACAGCCTCCGGGGATGGTAGCATTAAGCTATTTGATTGCAACCTGAACGACTTCCCCGTCCAGAATTGGAAGGAACACAACCGCGAAGTCTTCAGTGTGCACTGGAATCTTGTCGCGAAAGACCGTTtctgctccagcagctggGACGGTACTGTGCGCGTCTGGACTCCCGATCGACCACATTCACTCGTCACTCTTCCTACACACAGCTGCACATACTCCGCATCTTTCTCGCCACATTCACCCGACATCCTTTCCTGTGTTACCTCCGACTCTTACGTCCGTCTGTTCGACCTTCGCACCCCGGCATCCGCCTCCAACCACCTCACTCTCCAGATTCCGATCCATGCAGCCCCGGTATCTCCGATTCCTGGTAAACCGGGCGTTCCACCGGCCGCCTGTCCTCCTTCCGAAGCTCTGACACATGACTGGAATAAATATCGACCGTCTATCCTGGCCACCGCGGGCGTGGATCGGACGATCCGCACCTTTGATATCCGTGCCCCGCAGCAGGGCCCACAAACCGTGATGGTTGGGCATGACTACGCCATCCGCAAGATCTCCTGGTCGCCACACTTGTCCAATGTTCTCCTTAGTGGAAGCTACGACATGACATGTCGTGCATGGAACGACCAATCTCCCCCAGGAGTTGTTGGGGATGTCGACTCGATGCGAGCGGGTCCTAGTCCAACGATGGGAGTGGAGATGGGCCGAATGTCGCGTCATACAGAGTTCGTGACTGGAGTCGATTGGTGTATGTTCGGAAGTGAGGGTTGGTGTGCCAGTGTGGGATGGGACGAAAGTCTGTATGTGTGGGATGTTCGGGCAGTCATGGGATAG
- a CDS encoding uncharacterized protein (predicted protein), whose product MKNDAWDKLMQCLGKSDDHTPDVREWLIDSWKSVRSPMELERETLPQKLTAIDHQAVETVSQKLGSAVPEGFVPHKNLERILARRKQTVDSGKNIDWATAEALAFSNTIAGGHDCPCLWTGCRTRYLLSATFSPPRSTVQQNLHPTKHPR is encoded by the coding sequence ATGAAGAATGATGCTTGGGACAAGCTTATGCAGTGTCTGGGAAAGAGTGACGATCACACGCCTGATGTGCGCGAGTGGCTAATCGACTCTTGGAAAAGTGTGAGATCACCCATGGAGTTAGAAAGAGAGACACTGCCACAAAAGTTGACAGCCATTGACCATCAGGCTGTGGAGACGGTATCCCAGAAACTGGGAAGTGCAGTCCCCGAAGGTTTCGTACCACACAAGAATCTAGAGCGTATCCTCGCTCGTCGCAAACAGACTGTCGACTCTGGAAAAAATATTGACTGGGCAACAGCTGAGGCTCTCGCCTTCAGCAACACTATTGCGGGAGGGCACGACTGTCCGTGTCTCTGGACAGGATGTAGAACGAGGTACCTTCTCTCAGCGACATTCAGTCCTCCACGATCAACAGTCCAACAAAACCTACACCCCACTAAGCACCCTCGGTGA
- a CDS encoding uncharacterized protein (2-oxoglutarate dehydrogenase, E1 subunit) yields MMYSSWKNDPSSVHLSWQAYFHNVENGHIPMDQAFMSPPGLVTASTRTSIAPSSREDSSTVKQLKVIQLIQAYQRWGHEHASTDPLGMANEGKICRKELQLSHYGLSEQDLDLVLTVGTGSVQDFTSEKPKPLWEVIAACEKTYCSTMGIEYMHISNQEQVDWIRARIEGAQRHRFTDEEKRRMLHGLVRATSWEKFVATKFPNEKRFGLDGVESYIPALETAIDRSAEHGVDKIEMGVAHRGRMNMLYNIVGKDGASMFRDFDPKGTSSWGIPGDIKYHYGGSGERVTPSGKKVYMNVLPQPSHLDSVNPVAMGKTRGIQDRLADERESTMMLNVHTDASFAAQGTIYETLGLSGLPGYTTGGTLRVIVNNQVGFTTDMWLRCWMHQYTTSMETMSKRFARRRFLQLISAHDSRKIVWSILFAIGATDTMRWTRLLSLSLLCTSGLPIRPIS; encoded by the coding sequence ATGATGTATTCATCGTGGAAGAATGACCCATCTTCTGTGCATCTTTCATGGCAGGCGTATTTCCACAACGTCGAGAATGGCCATATACCCATGGACCAGGCATTTATGTCGCCTCCAGGGCTAGTGACGGCATCGACGAGGACATCAATCGCACCTAGTTCGCGAGAGGATAGCTCTACTGTCAAACAATTGAAGGTAATTCAGCTGATCCAGGCGTATCAGAGATGGGGACACGAGCACGCATCTACTGATCCGCTGGGAATGGCGAACGAGGGAAAGATTTGTCGGAAAGAACTGCAATTGAGTCATTATGGGCTCAGTGAGCAAGATCTTGATCTCGTGCTCACCGTTGGGACAGGCTCTGTGCAGGATTTCACGTCCGAGAAGCCCAAACCCCTGTGGGAGGTTATCGCTGCCTGTGAGAAGACCTATTGCAGCACGATGGGGATCGAATACATGCATATCTCGAATCAGGAGCAGGTGGACTGGATCCGGGCTCGGATTGAGGGGGCGCAGCGCCATCGGTTCACTGACGAGGAGAAGCGACGTATGTTGCATGGTCTTGTCCGCGCTACTAGTTGGGAGAAGTTCGTTGCGACTAAGTTCCCGAATGAGAAACGGTTCGggttggatggtgttgagagCTATATTCCTGCGCTGGAGACTGCGATTGATAGGTCGGCTGAACATGGGGTTGATAAGATTGAAATGGGAGTTGCGCATCGTGGCCGCATGAATATGCTGTACAACATTGTCGGGAAGGATGGGGCGTCCATGTTCCGTGATTTCGATCCCAAGGGAACCTCCTCTTGGGGTATTCCCGGAGATATCAAATATCATTACGGTGGTAGTGGTGAGCGTGTGACACCTTCCGGTAAGAAAGTGTATATGAATGTGTTGCCTCAGCCATCGCATTTGGATTCGGTGAACCCGGTCGCTATGGGTAAGACGCGCGGGATCCAGGATCGTCTTGCAGATGAACGGGAGTCCACAATGATGCTGAATGTGCATACGGATGCGTCCTTTGCCGCTCAGGGCACTATATACGAGACTTTGGGGCTGTCTGGTTTACCCGGGTATACTACTGGCGGCACCCTGCGCGTGATTGTAAACAACCAGGTCGGCTTCACGACGGATATGTGGCTAAGATGCTGGATGCACCAGTATACCACGTCAATGGAGACGATGTCGAAGCGGTTTGCTCGGCGGCGATTCTTGCAGCTGATTTCCGCACACGATTCAAGAAAGATTGTGTGGTCGATATTATTTGCTATCGGCGCAACGGACACAATGAGGTGGACCAGGCTTCTTTCACTCAGCCTACTATGTACGAGCGGATTGCCAATAAGGCCCATATCCTAG